The genomic segment ATCACGAAAAGCAGTTTTAAAAAAATAAATTTTTAAAAATTTATAAATTGGTTCAAAAAGTAGCTTGAAATAATTTGCTTTTATTTTTTTAGAAAATAGTTCTTGTGCAGAAAGTGAACTAAAACGATTAATTGTATCAATATGTTGTGCTATTGAGCTGAATGAAAAATGATACAGATGTCCATCCAATAGTTTTATTTCTGGTATTATGCCTTTGGTTTCCAGTTTTTCATGAACATATTCTCCTACCCATTTTGTATGTTTTCTATTAAAAAAACGTAACTTTTTATCAGGATACCAGCCTGAGTATTTAATCCATTTTCCGCAATAGTTTGTAAGCCTGTTTATTTTATAATAAAATATTTCTTCGGATTTTTTTTCTTTAAGTATAGAACTTTGTAATTCAGTAGATAATACTTCATCTGCATCAATAGAAAATATCCAATCGTATTTTGCTAATTTGTTTGCTTCATTTTTTGTTTTTGCAAAGCCTTTCCATTCTTTTTCAAAAAATCGTACTTTGAATCTTTCACTTAGCTCTTTTGTTTTATCTGTTGAGCATGAGTCAACAATAACAATGTCATCAGCAATTGGCAATACTGACCTAAGGCATCTCTCAATATTTTTTTCCTCATTTTTTGTTATTATTACTACTGAAAGTTGTTTTACATTTTCCATATCCTAAAATTGGATTTATTTTGTAATTACTTGATTTCTTTAAACATATACGAAACGCCTAGAATAAAACCATAATTAGTATGCTTTGTAGCATCACGTTTTGAAATGTCAGGTAAATAATCTTTTTTTACGCTTACAGGAAAATAATACTCAACAGGATGTTTATTGCTATCAAAAACGAAATTTTTATTTTCAACATCACCTATCGTTCTAATCATTTGAAAACCTGTATTTATAAATATATTTTCAAAAATTTTAAAATTAAAAATTGCATTTGTAACGAAGGATGCATTTGTTTTTCTGAAAAGATTTTTTATATCAATAATATTATCAGCAGGAATATCAGGGTAGGGGTCAATATTCATTTTTGCATCAACAAGAATATCTAGCTGTAACCCACCCGATATTGTAAGATAAACATTTTCATCTTCTAATCGTGAATTGAAGCAAAATAAAAAGGGAATTTGAATATAAGAAAGTTCTATTTCTGAGCTAAAATCCAAAGGGTCTGTTGTATCTTTTGTGTTGAAATCATCATTTATACTACCGGAATATTTTTGTCCTAATTTTGAATATTTAAACCCTAATTCTATACCGAAAATATCGGTGGAGTTTAAAACATAACTAAATCCATAGGCTGAACGATAAGTGTTTTCAAATGATAAATTTCGGTTAAAAAAATCACCTCTATTCGACATGTTTGAATATTGATATATCCAATGTGTTTTAATATAATTGCCATTTTGAGAAAATAATGTTTGAGAAAATAACAATATTGTAAAAACAAATATTATTTTATTTAAAGCAACTTTCATTTTTTGATTTGTAATTTAAGAAAGATTGAACAATCCTGTTCTTTCAACATTTATTTTGTCAATAATTTTTCCAAGGTCTTCAGGGTTATCAGCAAAGTTGTATTTGTCAACATCAATAATTAGTAATTTGGAATTTTTGTTTTTTGTATATTCGTCAATCCAAGATTCATATCTTTGATTGAGTTTTTTTAAGTAATCAAGTCTTAAAGAATCTTCAAATTCTCTACCTCTTTTCTGGATTTGATTTACCAGTGCAGGAATTGTTGCTCTGAGATAAATTAAAAGGTCCGGTGGTTTAATAAAATGTTCAATAGTTTCAAAAAGATCAAGATAATTTTGAAAATCTCTTTTGCTCATTAGCCCCATAGCGTGTAGGTTAGGAGCAAAAATATACGCATCCTCATAAATTGTTCTATCCTGAATTATAGATTTATTTCCTTCTCTGATTTTAACAATTTGCTGGAATCTGTTGTTTAAATAATAAATTTGCATGTGGAACGACCAGAGACGCATGTCTTTATAAAAATCATCAATATATGGATTGTTGTCAACTTCTTCAAAATGCGGTTCCCATTTGTAATGTTTTGCTAAAAGTTTTGTTAAAGTTGTTTTCCCCGATCCAATGTTGCCAGCTATTGCAACATGTTTGAAGTCAGTAAAATCATTATCTTTCTTTTCTTTTTTGGGCATAACTTATCTAAATATTATTATGGTGAAAAATTTCTAAAATACTGATTTAATAGTTTTCTTTACATAAAATTTAAGCCTCTAAAATAATAAAATTTTTTTAAAAGATAATCTTATTTGAAAATATTGAAAGTATGAAATGTTGAGTGGTAAATAAAATATAATTGGATAGCTTGTGAGAACAACGATTTTGGCTGAATGTGAGAATTTAAAAAGTCGGTAAGGAAAGAAGTCGGCAGTCAAGAATAGTCCACAGTCTCCAGTCCACAGTCAAATTCCGAATAAACAAGAAG from the Bacteroidota bacterium genome contains:
- a CDS encoding glycosyltransferase family 2 protein is translated as MENVKQLSVVIITKNEEKNIERCLRSVLPIADDIVIVDSCSTDKTKELSERFKVRFFEKEWKGFAKTKNEANKLAKYDWIFSIDADEVLSTELQSSILKEKKSEEIFYYKINRLTNYCGKWIKYSGWYPDKKLRFFNRKHTKWVGEYVHEKLETKGIIPEIKLLDGHLYHFSFSSIAQHIDTINRFSSLSAQELFSKKIKANYFKLLFEPIYKFLKIYFFKTAFRDGFYGFVIAVISAYSRFLKQLKLFHLERSNNLSKNN
- a CDS encoding deoxynucleoside kinase, with product MPKKEKKDNDFTDFKHVAIAGNIGSGKTTLTKLLAKHYKWEPHFEEVDNNPYIDDFYKDMRLWSFHMQIYYLNNRFQQIVKIREGNKSIIQDRTIYEDAYIFAPNLHAMGLMSKRDFQNYLDLFETIEHFIKPPDLLIYLRATIPALVNQIQKRGREFEDSLRLDYLKKLNQRYESWIDEYTKNKNSKLLIIDVDKYNFADNPEDLGKIIDKINVERTGLFNLS